The following coding sequences lie in one Lolium perenne isolate Kyuss_39 chromosome 2, Kyuss_2.0, whole genome shotgun sequence genomic window:
- the LOC127320806 gene encoding uncharacterized protein isoform X2, with protein MDSNQTHTEGMAQRQRRRWRERQHLARLCDLVADSLLPYLEPEPPGTRRPELLREEERCVLLMLARVNKAIRGWDEEEEVVDDGDASDEIVSCSGEAHSCSLPPDHHFDDGFSCLANITSILVGLHHFCSDYIKHSAGNILMAISNSLMKFEAVWIQFVELVWAAIHTVSAHNHSTIDATNCSGKVSTCCSSAVESISQSTMTSSTSIKIFMVVLKLRCVSISRLIMTSLFRVLHTILKFLKLSDSELKDDFICLSIHHIQKLRWHPGNQLIAGKVVSLVKDDRDSFSRDYAQFGFVSGSLLQLVCSLVEQSDMEDTGRRDIFVKLVDVIPRLVTFLQEQQDIPKGLSQYYKHKILMLMMRLKPHMQQNCSHIICLLKLLRDHFQNLLHEPMSRHISKLENCLEGSPFLGEIQDKSTRHLQRQAMCLFLSCCIFLACSGNDSRQKCSSKKDEFGHEVQGCIDHCNYFGLAEISDWFQRCWLDKILDSKSSTDIVLCFLQLYMEEDDILFIVLLQLLDAPLISLAIDNMESKCTSELIGAKLFSIIFDPVHTFHALLSLLSYDHLVLVDYLISKDVGVHCAQYLLREHWKIFIRRIYSLTTQSLSLKAWPDLRSSVSSAVTINLCLVTQYFLWFNIW; from the exons ATGGATTCGAATCAAACCCACACAGAGGGAATGGcgcagcggcagcggcggcggtggcgggagaGGCAGCACCTGGCGCGCCTCTGCGATCTCGTCGCCGACTCCCTCCTCCCCTACCTG GAACCCGAACCGCCGGGGACTCGGCGGCCAGAGCTCTTGAGAGAGGAAGAGCGATGCGTGCTCCTGATGCTCGCCCGG GTAAACAAGGCAATTCGAGGatgggacgaggaggaggaggtggtggacgATGGGGATGCATCGGATGAG ATTGTCTCCTGTTCGGGAGAAGCTCACAGTTGCAGTTTGCCACCAGACCACCACTTTGATGATGGGTTTAGCTGCCTGGCCAATATAACCTCCATATTG GTTGGGTTACATCATTTCTGTAGTGACTATATTAAGCACTCAGCTGGGAATATCTTGATGGCCATCTCTAATTCCCTAATGAAGTTT GAAGCTGTTTGGATTCAGTTTGTTGAGCTTGTCTGGGCAGCTATACATACAGTATCCGCTCATAATCATTCTACAATTGATGCCACCAATTGTTCTGGAAAAGTCTCTACTTGTTGTTCCTCTGCTGTGGAAAGCATAAGTCAAAGCACTATGACTAGTAGCACCAGTATTAAAATCTTTATGGTAGTACTTAAACTACGATGTGTCAGTATCAGTAGGCTGATAATGACTAGCCTCTTTCGAGTACTACACACTATTTTGAAGTTTCTGAAACTCAGTGACTCTGAATTGAAAGATGACTTCATATGCCTGTCCATTCATCATATTCAGAAGTTACGTTGGCATCCTGGTAACCAACTCATTGCCGGGAAAGTTGTAAGCCTTGTCAAGGATGACCGAGATAGTTTTAGTAGAGATTATGCACAGTTTGGATTTGTGTCAGGCAGTCTCCTCCAGCTCGTGTGCTCTTTAGTTGAGCAAAGTGACATGGAAGACACGGGCCGACGAGATATATTTGTGAAGCTTGTAGATGTCATTCCTAGATTAGTGACTTTCTTACAAGAGCAACAGGATATCCCGAAAGGTCTCTCtcagtattataagcacaaaattCTG ATGCTAATGATGAGACTTAAGCCTCACATGCAGCAGAATTGCTCACATATTATTTGTTTGCTGAAATTACTCCGAGACCACTTCCAGAATCTTCTTCACGAACCTATGTCCCGACATATCAGTAAACTGGAGAACTGCTTAGAAGGATCCCCATTTTTGGGTGAGATTCAGGATAAATCTACTCGACACTTACAAAGGCAGGCTATGTGTTTGTTCCTTAGCTGCTGTATATTCTTGGCTTGCAGTGGAAATGATAGTAGACAGAAATGTTCATCTAAGAAAGATGAATTCGGTCATGAAGTGCAAGGCTGCATTGATCATTGCAACTATTTTGGCCTAGCAGAAATCTCAGACTGGTTTCAGAGATGttggttagacaagattttggACTCGAAATCATCGACAGACATTGTTCTATGCTTTCTGCAGTTATATATGGAGGAG GACGATATATTATTTATTGTTCTCTTACAGCTTTTGGATGCTCCACTTATTTCGTTGGCAAT AGATAACATGGAAAGTAAATGTACTTCTGAACTGATTGGTGCCAAACTGTTCTCCATCATTTTTGACCCAGTTCATACTTTCCACGCATTGCTTTCATTG TTGAGCTATGATCACTTGGTGCTTGTTGATTATCTCATATCAAAAGATGTAGGTGTGCATTGTGCCCAGTATCTATTACG